The proteins below come from a single Sander lucioperca isolate FBNREF2018 chromosome 20, SLUC_FBN_1.2, whole genome shotgun sequence genomic window:
- the ndufb2 gene encoding NADH dehydrogenase [ubiquinone] 1 beta subcomplex subunit 2, mitochondrial, which produces MSSFGRALGVLRTGTRFLRRGTQRITTRKASGGPHIEPQYRQYPQITKKQKFESELISGVMWFWILWHCWHDPDAVLGHFPWPDASAWTDEELGIPADDEE; this is translated from the exons ATGTCTTCTTTTGGAAGGGCGTTGGGAGTCCTTCGGACAGGAACCCGGTTCCTCAGACGCGGTACACAAAGGATAACGACCAGAAA GGCCAGCGGAGGGCCGCACATTGAGCCACAGTACAGGCAATATCCCCAGATAACGAAGAAACAGAAGTTCGAATCCGAACTCATCAGCGGTGTCATGTGGTTCTGGATCCTTTGGCACTGCTGGCACGACCCTGACGCAGTCCTG GGTCACTTCCCCTGGCCGGATGCTTCTGCATGGACAGATGAGGAGCTTGGAATCCCAGCAGATGACGAGGAATAA